AAAGCTGTAATATGCAAGATCACTTTCcacaataaaccaaaaaaaaaaaaaaaactgcaaaagcaGAACAGCCGAGACTCGTAGAGCTGGTAAGATGAGACAAGGGAGAGACAGACCTCGTTCACAGAGATGGTCGGCATGTTTCCACTTCATCTTAACCACGTAAGCAGCTGTTCACACCATTTCACTGTCAACAAGCCACCTTTTTGTCATCTCTGCGTCCATGTGATCACTCGTTTTAGGATAGGAGATCACATGGCAGCACTGGACACTGTTAAATGGCAGTGATAAcacctgcgtgtgtgtttgtgggcgTGTCTGTGCGTTTGTTTCAGTCCTTGGCCTCCATTAAATCTTTCTCCTTAGTCCCAGAGCACCGCTGGATAAGAACTCATTTACTCTTTCAGATTTGTAAAGAGGGTCTttgtctctccgtctctctatCTGGTCATATGACTTGGACCAACAAAACATTCTGACCCTGTTTCCTGCCCTGAAATCACCGCTCTACAATagatattcataaaaaaaacacactttcaatGCCTTTTATGGACTGTTTACAATAGAAAACGAACAAACTGAACCTCCACATTGTCAAAGATAAAGTTATCTTTgcacaggagggaaaaaaagtacCCAGAAGAAGATAAAAATGCATCAGAGTAGCAGTTAACAGAAGAGTGTGTGAGGCTGATCTGAAAGTGGTGAAACTGGTGTGAGGTTTGTATGGTGAATTATGCAATCGTTAGCGCTCAGTGGACATATACAGTCGCATGTATAGGCTCGTTCCCCACGTGCACGGTCGGAAAATGTGAGTCGACTGTGCTTCGGCAACGTCCGACCAAggattctgtttctgtttctgactGCTGTTTTATGACATGAGCTGTTACAGGCTGAGAGGATGTAAACCACcaagctgcttctgtgtttttttacattgtgtCTTAAGATTTTCACATCTACAGTTGTAATTAGTGAACTTTTTCTTGTAATGCTGCCCCCTTGGGAAGCTCACTGCCCCGTTTGTGAACCAGTGGATGAGGCGACTGACATAAAAATCAGCTGATATGTAGATATGTAGAAtggtttgttttaaataagGAAAGAGATAATGCCCAGCATTTACTGGTTCCAGCCTCTACAACGTGCAGATTTGCAGTGATTTTTCTGTCTCATATCAGTATAAACTGAgtctctttttacatttttttgttattattattatttgataaCTAGTAGAGTGTTGGcaggaaatgaggagagagggtggaggTCGCCCCAAACAGCTGACAACAGCCAGTAGCTGTAAGTGTGTATCTGCACCTAGAGAATATCCCTGTCTCCTAAATGTCCGCTTTTTTCAAGCGCCGTGTGTTAAGTTTGTAAGACATTATAAAGCTGCTTTAACAGGCTGTGAGTAATACTCCTCGTGACGAGTAAACTGAGCTGCAACCTGCGctgaaacactggagaaattaaaaaaaaaaagaaaagcattttcaCCACAGTGTCCCAGAgtcctctcacacactcctgcagGAGACAGACCAAAATAtagctgctgcttcttctgatGCTTGACGCACACTGCATTACAGAGGTATTCATAACATCCAAAGCACGACacatctgcctctctctctctctctctctctctctccctctctctctcatctgaaCAATGTCAGTGTGTAAAGCATAGCAAATATCTGGGTAAAGTTGAGAAGTTTATGGAAACAGTAAGTGTGCAGGCTCAGAGCCAGATGAGAGAGTCTTACACTTTCTGCTGTTGTAATTACAGTTTTCACATTTGCAGCAGTCATTTGATTTCATCCTGTGGCTAAAACGTGCAGCAGAGCGATGTGATTGTGTGCGAGATTCAGTGGGAACATATCTGACTGAACGTGCATCTGCTTGTTtgccacacactcacatccaaGATGCTTGGACCTGCACCCTGCGGCCACGAAAAGCTTTTTAGCCTGATGTTGACGTTGGCACTGGTTCTGTATGGTCGTGGTAGCGCAGATGATCCCCTATCAGcactgaagacatgtttggCTGGGAGCTAGCTGCCACCTGAGACGGGGTGTGTCAGGATAAAGCAGTATTTCACCCCCTGAGGCTGCTGGATTTATATGACTGTGTTTCATGTCTAAAGTAATAACTGCCTAATGGATTAATGTGATTGGGTGTCAGAGCTCCTCTTCATTTCTTCAAAACCAACAGTGTCTCAGATGCTAAGTCATAGGAACTGCGTCTTTATGAAGAAGTAacttgacagtgtgtgtgtgcaaagtgtgTAATTCTCCATATATAGTCTGCAGGAGCTGTTTTCAGGAAGGATGGTATGATTTTGTAGCCTGTGCAGAAACAATGATCTGAGTTACTCACTGTGAGTGCACTAACAATCATAAcgatcatttgttttcatttgtagggttctttctgtcacattttattgacttttgtCCCGTCATGTGAGTCAGTATGAATTACTGTAACTTAAAGTAAATTTAACATCTCCTTTTAACTGCAAAGCTGAGTGATCTGTTTAGATTAAATTGTCGCTGTGGCCTGAATACATGAGGACAGTTACTGTGACGTTGGAGGCGACTGTTGGTGGGACACAAAAGACAGTCAATCGTATCGTGAGCACGTCTTCAGAGACTATAGGCTGATTTCCGGGTGTTGTATGATGAACCATTGAAGGAaccattttgtattttcactcGCCAATCTTTTCGATCTCGGTGCAGGGCTGGTCCCTCTCCTCCAAGTCAGTGCAGACACGGGAACATTTCAATAGTGTTGGCTATCATTTAGATGTTATTGATTCTGTTTCGCAAGCGCTGCACCATTATAGTTGACAGACTTCCTCCATTACATGCAGTTATTTTCAGACAGCGGTTACATTTTGCTGTATCCTGACTGTCTTTTGAGAAACTTAGCCACACTTTTGATGCTATACAATATTTATAGACTAAATGCAAGTCAAATTAAAAGCCCATTCCTTTTCTCTATAGTAAGTCAAAACAGTAAACACTAGCTCTAATGAAGTTGAATTaaagtctgaaaatgaattGGCAGCAAATATAATAATTGATTATGTAACACAGGTTTCCAGTCTCCCCCATTTTGACCTATGTGTGGGCATCTTTATCGCTCAGCCATCTCTCGGCTGTGTGCAACATACGCACAACACTTAGATTATATGGAAATTGtgccatatttttatttaacacaaaactaATCAtcttcattttacagttttctttggaGAGCTATGATAAATTTAAGACTCATTACTATAGTTTCAAGGTTCATTTATATTAGcagctcagtgtgtctcagttttgGTTCATCAGTTTCATGTAATCACAAacatctctgtcctctgtgtgagtcctgacatttttgaaacttttattttgtagacaCAGCAGAGAACTGAGGTTAGGGCAGCAGACCTCTGACCAAAGCAGTGGTCTACCTCTCTGTCTataaaacacactctctctctctctctcttttctccctcattcCATCTCTACTTCGCTTAaatacacattacacacacatacatggcacatacacagtcatacagctctcctctcttttctttaacTCACATTATCGAGGACAGACATGCTCCCATGCAAAACATGCTTTTAGTctcttgtgcacacacagatgttcacACATGCCGCTCCTGCATGTGCCACTGAGGTCTGTCTGTGGCCAGTGGGTACAGGCCTGACATGCTGAATGCAAACACAGATAGTGTAATAATATTATAATGATTAAATTTACAGGTACTGGAATGACTGCAGTCGCTGCAACGGCTTTTGAAGGGTAAATTTCTGAtctcctgctgcagtgtcaTACTGCATAAGTCATGTCAACATGCTGTTATGTCTGAGTATTGTtaagaaaaagcaaagcaaatcaAAAAGTCAAACTGCAGTAATTTAATCCTATTTTGAAATACAGCAGTACAACAGTATGATGTCTCTTTGTAATACAGTGGTAAATTCAtgcaaaatgtgatgtaaatacataaacaaatgaACGCGCTGACTGGCCAGTGGAAAACAACTCTGAAAACAtgactgaattattattatcattgttgtTTATCCAAAACGCTTTCACAAGAAACCAAAACCACCACTGTGTCACCTTCAGTgttgacagacaggaagagcaAACCCAGCTGACCTGAGGGCCAGGAggattcaaaacaaaacaaacatactgaTACAAACTAAACTGTTTGGTATCTGTTTGCTTCTATGAAAGGATGATTTTATTCCTCCTTTCTTTCAAAAATGCACAGggatttatttgcttttattttatgtccACCATTCATGAATGTAAAGCagtgttgaatttttttttctttttatgctttTCTTCATGTATTGTAGCCACAAGCTGTGTTCTAATGCACAGGCAGGACACAGTGAGGAAGTGTCTCTCGCTCCCTCTGTCATGATCTTTTTTGCATAATTTCCACTCAGTGTATTAGTAGATGATAACGGTCTGTTGCCTTATATGGAGCAGCACAGTTTCGCATGCAgaaacatgcacacgcacacactcttaCGTTGATTGAGGTCACTTCTGGGGACATTACATAGACTTGCATTCATTTCCTGGAGACTTACCCTAACCCAAACCATAACCGCTACTTGCCAAAACCCtagccctaaccttaaccaaaccttaaccacagAGATAAATATTAGCTTTTTATCAATTGTGGAAACAGCTTTTGTCCCCAGTTAACTGGTTTTTAGTCTACAATTGTCCCCAAAAGTGGCCTATgtcaaagagacacacacacacacacgtaaggACCATATTGCGACAGAGGttagtgttgttcctgttcgtAGATACTCCACAATTACTCATGTGTATGGACCGAACAGagtctgtacgtgtgtgtgtgtgttgtgtgtgcacttgtgcaCAGCAACACATGGTCCAAAGCGGACCGAGGGAATATTAGATACAATATaaaacatatgcacatacacatatgtacatacacagacacGCCTGGGCGCAGAAGAAGGAAGCGAAGAGGATCCCGGGTGATGGCAATCCCACGcatttcctgtcctctctggcagttggtgcgtgtgtgtgttagaaatCGATGACGCTGGCTTCCATGCATGTACGTCCCCTCTGTTCTTGTAATGTTTTGGCCGTTTCTGCTTGTACAGTGACTGTGACTTGTAGAAATTATGGCACAGCTTTTGCAGCTTATCAAACAATGAGGATCAAATGTTAGATTGTGCAGCAAATTGGCCCTGTGGCTTCACTTATATCAGGCCCATCATGCAAATACTGTAATTACACCTTTAAACTGACTCACAATTCCTCTTTTCATGCTGTGAACGATAGTGACACGCTGATGTGTTGTTAGATTTCATGTGGCACCAGATCACAGCGGCGGACAGTAACTTTGTGGGGTAACTTTCGGGACAATTTGCACTTGAATTTAACTTGAGTATTTTTATTGAATGCAAGTTTGTCCTTctgctccactacatttatttgacagctgttactgctgtgcagattaagattttacaaacAAAGCACTGGAAgagcttctaaaaaaaaatagattttcatGTTATGCAACAGCACTATATTCCTCTATTCCACTAATGATTCCCTGAAGTAACAGATCTGAATACTGACTTCAGCACTGACAGTTCAGCCGGTGAACAGTGTATCTTGGCAGATATGCAAATAGAAATTGCAATACAGCCGTTTCATTACAGGCTGTATGTTTATGGATTTCAAGATTGAAACAACCGAAGGATTTTATTCCCGGTGAAGTGAACTGTATTTAACATCACACTTTTATTAGTTAGTTGCTGTTACACTGGACACACAGGTCCTACGAGCTGCTTATCGGTCAGGTTAATGTTCAGCCATGCTGGATGATGGGTTTCTGTTAAAGCTGCCTGATCAGGGAGCATCTGAGGACCTGCAGTTGTATTGTTTCTTCTCTGTTAGCCCTGGTAGCTTTTCCCAGCTGGTTGAAGGATTTACAAACCGCTGACCTTCCTGTCACAAGCTCAACTCTCCTGACTGCCAGGCAGATTCTGCCCCACTTAATGAATGcaggggaaaacacacacacacactcacaatgcAGAGCAATGTAGCTTTGATGAGGCATAGTGTGATGTGGGGCAgcaaaacactcacacacacgcgtgtCCGGAGGGTAGAAGGGATGACAGGGACTTCCCAAAAGTTCAGTTCACAAGTATACTGGTTTCTGTGGTAATTGCACACTATCCCACATGTTGTGTGTCATCATATCCATTGTTAGCATTGAACATCTGGAGTCTAAAACACATTTGTTGTGCGTCTTATTGTTCAGAATTGTGTGTCATGTTGTTTGTTCCCAGTGGAGGAAGAGATCATTGTTAGCTGTTCCTCCTCACTGTTGTTGTCGATGGCCCTGTCACCTAGTTTGGACCAGGTCATATTTTAACCTGTTACCAGGGCACGCTTATAAAAGGTTAACAATCAACAACGTGTCGGGTTATTTATAACTTGGCAGTGGTACAGAACATAGTTGTGTCAACCTCAGAAAACTACACAAAATCTGATTGAATTTATAATTTAAATCTCTGAATATAATATCCTTGTAACTGCTCAGAGTGGTGGTGTTTTGTGGTTATTGCTGATCCAGGGTGCAGATCTTGTCTTTTTTGAGAACCAGGTTTGGTTGTTGCTCTAAACTTTTACTCATTTGGACCGAATTGTAAAAACCAGACCGGAACCTGTTTTGATTTTGGGgggaaatgtttcctttctctgtgaGCAGAGATGACTAATTCTGGTCCGCTGCTGCTGATTGAATCTAGAGGAAACAATGGTGTGTGCAACAGATCTGAGTCAAACTGCAGTTGGCTTATCACCACAGGCCTCCTACATTCAGCTTCAGTCAGCAGAGTGGAGTAGAGGCAGGAGAAAGACCCGGAAATATCGTTTTGACTCACATCTTCTGTGGACTTCATacattagcattttttttcctttcttcatcCACTTTTGATTATTTGTGGCCAACTCTGCATTTTACGTTTTCCCTTTTTGCCATCTGAACAAACCACATGCATGATGGTTTAACCTCCCCAGACGGATGCGAGCAGGACACAACgagctttttgtgtgtttcaaaaaacaaagaatcacattttctgtttctgttttcaccctcctcttttttcctgtcAGTCTCTTCAATACTTCCCTCATAGTTTGATCtactttcagttttagtttaaaTTCAGAATTAGCATTCTTACACAAAATCCTGGTTTACAGAATCTCTAGATGGaacaaaactgtgtgtgaacattAAAGTTGCAgggtgtaaaaacaaaacaatgatctAAAAGATGCTAAACACCTGCATAGTTGGGTGATTTTCTCACCAGTGTCAATATTCTCATAACTCATGTTCTATCAATGCAGTGTTAATATGAAAAGATTTAACCACTgcaacatttctttctttttcacgcATTAGAAATGGAAGAAGAATTGGTTTGTCCTGTACCCTGCCAGCCAAAATGGCATCGCCCGCCTCGAATTCTTCGACTCGCCCTCGGGCTCGGGGGGCGGGGTCGGCGGCGGCTCGGGAAGCGGGTCCAATGAGAAAACCAGGAAGCTGGACAAGAAGATCATCCGCTTGTCTGAGTGCATTTCCATCCTGCCGGCGCTGACCGAGAGCTGTCCCAAAGAAAACATGGCAGCGTTCTGTGTGGAAACCAATGACAAGACCCATGTGTTTGCCGCAGAGAAGAACACCGCCAAGGACTGGATGGATACCATGTGTGACATTGCATTTCAGGTATCCCttcacttttcctctccttAAACTttcaggtgtgtgaatgtgtgtgtcatataGAACAGGGTGACCAatgctgtggtgtgtttgctTTAGGAAATAGTGTTTGCACTGAGTGACTAAGAtgtgggtggatgtgtgtgttttttttttaagtacaagcttcctctgtgtgttttaaatgtgtttgacattttgttctaTCTACAAAATGTTTCTGCGCTGTGTTCTTCTGCTCTACTttaacaaagaaacacaatatTCTTATATCGGTAGGAAAAAAACGAAGAACCGCTGCTTTCAGTTTAGTTTTCTACTGAGGTTGTGGTTTAAttctctttctttgtatgtgtatatCAGTCTTTCAAAATTTCCCCCATGCCCTTGCAGTGTCTGTGCAGGCCACAACTTCTATTGTGTgcgcttacacacacatacacgtgtaTTTAACACGTATTTGCAGAAAGGAAGCCAGAGGGAGTTTCCAGGAGGAAGACTCCATCCGCTTCattctctgcacacacagcctctctaactctttattctttttctctttcctttctcttctgtctctcttggGGTCTGCTCTTATTGTTTTAGTCGTTATACTGGAAAGCTCCCAGTTCCTCTAGCTCTCCTCTAAACCGAAGAGCAAACTCCTGCATGTAATATAAAaaataccatttttttttctactgataGTTTCTTTGTCAGCTGGTTGATTGTCAGcgtccttgtgtgtctgtgtgtccacagggaGGAAgcggcagcagctgcagtaCTGCTGCAGACCCTAATGGGGGACCTCAGGACCTGCAGATGTCTGTAAACCTCATCTACTACTCCAGAGAGGAAGGTGAGGACACAAAGCAGTCTAGTCTTACATAattttaggatctgaagaaaaCGTTGCAGTACAGAAGATTACAGTTACATAAGCACGGCCACATTTCCCATCTTCTCCCCGAAGTGAACGAGTTCTGGGTGAGCGTTCAGCGCACCGAGGCGTCGGAGCGCTGCGGACTGGCGGGCAGCTACTGGCTGAAAGCCGAAAGTGACGTCTTGATCTTGAAGGAGCAGAAGACCAAGAGGAATGTTCTGGTGTGGCCCTACAAGCTGCTGAGGAGATACGGGAGAGACCGGGTGGGTGTCtgatgcacagaaaaaaaaaaaaaaaacccgtgCTGATGAGAAATGACAGAACATCTCTTTCAGGATCAGAAATGATTAATCTCTGACACACCTGACGAGTACAGGCAGTGGAAGTTTTATTGTATTAAGCCTGCAATGGTTGATCGCAGTTAGGAAGTGCACAAAATAATCTTAGTAACAGTGTGTGCATGCGGTCAGACCCTCGACGTCAGATATCTTTAGCTTTACAGTCTGTGGTTGTTTATCTGTCACTTTGTGGCTTCAGAGTTTGAGACCAGCATTCAAAAGCGACTGATGGCCTTTGAAGAGTAGGTGAAGTTTAGCAACACGTGACCTTTATTTGTACACGCTGACTGATGATATGCACATACAAGATTTGTTGAAGATTTTcaacagaaagtgaaagcaGTGAAGCAATAAAATAGATACACTGAGAAAACTGAACGGTTCagtggaaaaaacaaagcaagcgTTCTTTtagtgccaaaaaaaagaaaaaaaaagataaatgagcGATGACTGGAAAAGAGTGCAGGAACTTCTGTGACTGGCTTCCATTACTTCAGCCTCATTTTGGCATTCCAGACACCTCTGTATATTTTGATTTAGTCACACGAACCTGGACACATATTCAACACTATTTCCCTCATTTTgttcctctccctccatttctatttccttttttttttcctgtccttcTTCCTTTAGGTGATGTTTTCGTTCGAGGCGGGTCGGCGCTGCGACTCGGGCCCTGGTAACTTCACCTTTGAGACCAACCAAGGCAATGACATCTTCAAGCTGGTGGACCAGGCCATCCAGTCGCAGAAAGCTCTGGCTGAGGAGCACCGCCATAGCTGCCCGTTCAACAACGACTCAGACAACCCCATGTCGCTGCAACACATGCGCACCGCCGGTGGCATGACGGGAAgtggtgacagcagcagctgcagcagtcggGAGGCAGACGGCGATTCAGGCGGCAGCAAACCGGGGTCTGCTGACGGTGTGCTTGGAAAGAGAGAGGgcggagatggaggaggaggaggaggaagagggcaaAGTGGTGGAGCACCAGGAGGACTTAAAGGCAGGAGTTTACCGGAACCACCAGTCATGTTGGGGGttttgggaggaggagggacccCTCCACGGTCTCCCAGAGGGCAGGTGGCAGCAAAAGGCCTTTCCTCAGCTGATGAACAAGCAGGTCTTTATTCTGAACCAGCTGACTCTGTCCGTCTGCCTCTGCATAGCGCTGACTGCCTCTACTCTGACCCGGTTGACAGCATCAAGGGCCAGAACCAAACCAGCAACCCAACCACCCCTCCAGTGCCCACCCCACGCCTCCGACCAGTAGGAGATGAGGCCTCGGCAGGTGGCGTCCCGGTGGATCATCACCAGGGAGGCAGCAACCACAGGAAGCCACCAGAACTGTACTCACATGTATACGACCGGATCAGTCCGGAACTGAACCAGAAAACAAGCGCTCTGAGTCTGAATGGGACTgcagggggaggaagagggggaggaagaggtgTGAACAGTAAGAGGCGACCCCTAGGAGCCCAGGCAGAGGGGGCTTCGTCACCTCCTGCTTCTCTTCCGGAGCACATATACGATGAACCGGAGGGATGTGCCAAAGGAAGCACGAACATGCCCACTAGTTTAGGGATGAGTATTTACGATGAGGCCCGTTTGGAGCCCCATAGCCataagagacaggaagaggtgGTGGCCCCATCAGGAACGGAGGGGAATTACAACACCCACTCCTATGGGAAGCCCTCAGAGTCCCACAGACACTCT
The sequence above is drawn from the Toxotes jaculatrix isolate fToxJac2 chromosome 23, fToxJac2.pri, whole genome shotgun sequence genome and encodes:
- the dok1b gene encoding docking protein 1b, translated to MDTHVKEGQLYVQHQKFGKKWKKNWFVLYPASQNGIARLEFFDSPSGSGGGVGGGSGSGSNEKTRKLDKKIIRLSECISILPALTESCPKENMAAFCVETNDKTHVFAAEKNTAKDWMDTMCDIAFQGGSGSSCSTAADPNGGPQDLQMSVNLIYYSREEVNEFWVSVQRTEASERCGLAGSYWLKAESDVLILKEQKTKRNVLVWPYKLLRRYGRDRVMFSFEAGRRCDSGPGNFTFETNQGNDIFKLVDQAIQSQKALAEEHRHSCPFNNDSDNPMSLQHMRTAGGMTGSGDSSSCSSREADGDSGGSKPGSADGVLGKREGGDGGGGGGRGQSGGAPGGLKGRSLPEPPVMLGVLGGGGTPPRSPRGQVAAKGLSSADEQAGLYSEPADSVRLPLHSADCLYSDPVDSIKGQNQTSNPTTPPVPTPRLRPVGDEASAGGVPVDHHQGGSNHRKPPELYSHVYDRISPELNQKTSALSLNGTAGGGRGGGRGVNSKRRPLGAQAEGASSPPASLPEHIYDEPEGCAKGSTNMPTSLGMSIYDEARLEPHSHKRQEEVVAPSGTEGNYNTHSYGKPSESHRHSPPQVAPNRVVPHPPAPRGPKPVTAPKPGRGIFNRKEPVPLPPGKHGGSGNNVNNNNNSIWGQGGGGGGGGGGGGGRELYSKVSKQKALPVNSLYSQHQQTLLRSPDIIYDNLGDI